The following coding sequences are from one Tubulanus polymorphus chromosome 12, tnTubPoly1.2, whole genome shotgun sequence window:
- the LOC141913834 gene encoding uncharacterized protein LOC141913834, with amino-acid sequence MLPTDRNIVLKFFFFTFPYLVASFRNYEKCYIKSRTAKSKVKFLQECYAEKVVPRSRSWIWKYDSSSAFPPEANKQLKFAIDRAKEDCNYQFYKFRQSQNYLKSHVPDLFLWKSLSTIVQGSGKYHQHRKSVDLTNQLNKLIDSSPWTRFSNTENIVNLSSTTLSSTQCQLLGYGLNFSLPHQDKHVLDFVTQLEYRKSSPNSLDYNFIFMNLQAVCDQLNRNLFEYLPRRFRLALQELRKLKTIKISKADKGGKIVILDLDNYNVKMQSLLDNPGVYKKLKSNPLPRMQANFNRSLSDIIKRFPSAKETLNKFHSRLPSLPYIYGLPKIHKDNVPLRPIVSNCNSPTYRLSKFLAKQLSPVLGSTRTYTI; translated from the exons ATGCTACCCACGGATCGAAATATCGTATTAAAATTCTTCTTCTTCACGTTCCCGTACCTCGTCGCTAGCTTCCGAAATTATGAGAAATGCTATATCAAATCCAGGACTGCTAAAAGTAAAGTCAAGTTCCTTCAGGAGTGTTATGCCGAAAAAGTGGTTCCGCGATCACGTTCTTGGATTTGGAAATACGACTCCAGCTCTGCGTTTCCACCCGAAGCTAACAAGCAACTCAAATTCGCTATAGATCGTGCTAAGGAAGACTGTAACTATCAGTTCTACAAATTCCGTCAAtctcaaaattatttgaagtCACACGTACCGGACCTATTCCTCTGGAAATCGCTCTCCACTATTGTTCAAGGCtctggaaaatatcatcagcacAGAAAGTCCGTGGATCTTACCAACCAACTGAATAAACTCATTGATTCCAGCCCTTGGACTAGATTTAGCAACACCGAAAACATAGTAAATTTGTCTTCAACCACGTTATCTTCTACTCAGTGTCAACTTCTCGGCTacggtttgaatttttctcttcCTCATCAAGATAAACATGTTTTAGACTTTGTCACCCAATTGGAATATCGCAAATCATCTCCGAACAGTTTGGACTATAactttatattcatgaatctACAGGCTGTTTGCGATCAACTCAACAGGAACCTCTTTGAATATCTACCCCGTCGATTTCGGCTCGCCCTCCAAGAACTACGGAAGTTAAAGactattaaaatatctaaggcTGATAAAGGTGGCAAGATTGTGATTTTAGATCtggataattataatgttaaaaTGCAATCTCTCTTGGATAATCCTGGTGTTTATAAGAAACTTAAATCGAATCCTCTTCCTCGTATGCAAGCTAATTTCAACAGAAGTCTTTCGGATATTATTAAACGTTTCCCCTCCGCTAAAGAAACTCTGAATAAGTTCCATTCACGTCTTCCCTCTTTACCATATATCTATGgattgcctaaaattcataaagataatGTTCCACTGCGCCCTATAGTCTCCAATTGTAATTCTCCTACATACCGGTTATCTAAATTTCTCGCGAAACAGTTATCTCCGGTGCTCG GTAGTACACGTACATACACAATTTAG